One genomic window of Plasmodium coatneyi strain Hackeri chromosome 12, complete sequence includes the following:
- a CDS encoding RNA helicase: MSTKDEKFTNENDIEGNTEEIVDTFDALGLNEKLLRGIYSYGFEKPSAIQQRGIKPILNGYDTIGQAQSGTGKTATFVISSLQLINYDVVACQALILAPTRELAQQIQKVVLALGDYLKVKCHACVGGTVVREDIDKLKQGVHMVVGTPGRVYDMIDKRHLGVDRLKLFILDEADEMLSRGFKAQIYEVFKKLVPDIQVALFSATMPQEILELTTRFMRDPKTILVKKDELTLEGIRQFYVAVEKEEWKLDTLCDLYETLTITQSIIYCNTRKKVDILTQEMHNRLFTVSCMHGDMDQKDRDLIMREFRSGSTRVLVTTDLLARGIDVQQVSLVINYDLPASPDTYIHRIGRSGRFGRKGVAINFVTNDDKEKDKLKKIESYYSTQIEEMPLEKPEISTRVHVGDTFLRPKMLCK, from the exons ATGAGCACCAAGGacgaaaaatttacaaatgaAAACGACATTGAAGGAAACACTGAAGAAATCGTTGACACATTTGACGCACTTGGCttgaatgaaaaattattaagaggTATTTATTCTTACGGTTTTGAAAAACCTTCAGCCATTCAGCAAAGAGGTATTAAGCCAATATTGAATGGTTATGACACCATTGGTCAGGCACAATCCGGAACGGGAAAGACGGCCACCTTTGTCATTTCTTCTCTCCAGTTAATTAACTACGATGTTGTTGCTTGCCAGGCTTTAATTTTAGCCCCAACCCGTGAGTTGGCTCAGCAAATTCAGAAG GTTGTTTTGGCCCTGGGAGATTACCTCAAGGTTAAGTGCCATGCATGCGTCGGAGGAACCGTTGTCAGAGAAGACATCGACAAACTGAAGCAAGGTGTGCACATGGTTGTAGGAACTCCAGGTAGAGTTTACGATATGATTGACAAGAGGCACTTGGGTGTAGATAGGCTGAAGCTCTTCATTTTGGATGAGGCAGACGAAATGCTCTCCAGAGGATTTAAGGCACAAATATATGAAGTCTTTAAAAAGTTAGTCCCAGATATCCAGGTTGCCTTATTCTCTGCTACCATGCCACAAGAAATTTTAGAACTTACCACCAGATTTATGAGAGATCCAAAAACTATATTAGTCAAAAAGGATGAGTTAACGTTGGAAGGTATCCGACAGTTTTACGTGGctgtggaaaaggaagaatggaaatTAGATACCTTATGTGATTTATATGAAACGCTAACCATCACCCAGAGTATCATTTATTGTAACACCAGAAAAAAGGTCGATATTTTAACCCAGGAAATGCACAACCGACTTTTTACTGTATCCTGCATGCATGGTGATATGGACCAGAAAGATAGAGATTTAATTATGAGAGAATTTAGGTCGGGCTCAACAAGAGTTTTGGTCACCACCGATTTGTTAGCTAGAGGTATTGACGTGCAGCAAGTGTCCCTAGTCATTAACTACGACTTGCCCGCCTCGCCCGATACCTACATTCACAGAATTGGTCGTTCTGGTCGATTCGGTCGTAAGGGAGTTGCCATCAACTTTGTCACCAACGACGACAAGGAGAAGGACAAGTTGAAGAAGATCGAGTCCTACTACAGCACGCAAATTGAGGAGATGCCTTTGGAG AAGCCAGAAATCAGTACTAGAGTTCACGTGGGAGATACCTTTTTAAGACCAAAGATGCTTTGTAAATGA
- a CDS encoding Derlin, giving the protein MVQLGELLGTIPLITRLYLILSSILMVLCSLDVISPLSLYLNWNLVLTEHQYWRLITCFLYFGSFGLHFFWDAYVLIYYCSSLEDVTFRNNSADFLWMIIVSCMMLLAVSYIFGGVYFYSSCIINVITYVWSKNNSSARLTIFFFTIKASYLPWVLTLLSLIVDYNSNDNFFGILVGHIYFFFTNVFPLMPVAKNTQIFKTPQILKWLLKQEQ; this is encoded by the exons ATGGTTCAGTTGGGTGAGCTTCTCGGCACAATTCCGCTAATAACTCGCTTATACCTTATcctctcctccattttgatgGTCCTATGTTCCCTGGACGTAATATCTCCCTTGAGCTTATACCTAAATTGGAACTTAGTCTTGACTGAGCATCAG TACTGGAGACTCATCACCTGCTTCTTGTACTTCGGGTCCTTCgggcttcattttttttgggatGCCTACGTTCT AATATACTACTGCAGCTCACTGGAAGATGTTACCTTTAGGAATAACTCGGCCGACTTCCTCTGGATGATTATTGTGTCATGCATGATGTTGCTG GCCGTTTCGTACATTTTCGGAGGGGTGTACTTTTACAGCAGCTGCATAATAAATGTGATCACCTATGTGTGGAGCAAGAACAATTCTTCGGCGCGCctgaccattttttttttcaccataaAGGCGTCCTACCTTCCGTG GGTGCTAACCTTGCTCTCCCTAATTGTCGACTACAACTCGAATGATAACTTTTTTGGTATTCTAGTGGGACATAtctacttcttcttcacgAACGTATTCCCCCTCATGCCCGTCGCCAAGAACacgcaaatttttaaaacccCCCAAATTTT GAAATGGCTGCTCAAGCAGGAGCAGTAA
- a CDS encoding Zinc finger protein, with amino-acid sequence MVYATLLSEEDLSRFRTKQCKRLLNGGCNFGIDRCQYSHNEFWNRRCPFYLSDSSFIRYITVMCPDVETKADGSINSLCLRGGECPFAHSAEEILYHPLYYKTKRCEDYKKGSCNTYYCPFIHGLAETRIPGTYKLPFTNGISIPSIPNVIIVDKIDITTKTNGNISGGDRYVKNVLSSKKRNDMKLTDHLKFFDSAPFSKMNNCMMPTPYSSIDSLPHNNTDAYKSNPGKKLTLSFSQNFGNNSSEEDLKKSRIIFSEENAMDHFSAFSKGGLSYPISSFTNFDNHMLGVQTHGGSINMGKSSPNSLSCTHYSEFVGGNMDKGENRSSVKSSMSTQVTDGLHPNNNWNKHFNMLKMKQNYSSCSTAAHEINFNEHDVTSDDVVEDDEDDLDNYLMNTLLPNGGDDEIGDTKAHYNYHCNCNCSSASNERNDDGSVHHKPGCSVHHAEEEQNTSEVNLLEIIRCLKNLYERIMKGNLVFSPEQWDNIAKITYEIVRVVEFNRILKLKRTTDRMKSDICNRNKQFSFDMSKITDIGTEEVKDSAATLETNTFMGEPFSKEETSANKQAEQKNGEITPTMKEENMNDTIQVATTKDALLSKMKLHLESKRENLPDANTADVVGDTYMMMHLYQDQQAENYPIGKKDMDLFNVKRKILTHQLSTMNDVANEISGMPNISNNEMASTNGEGDNANNDGENAKDDPHFLDYYNLSKGNFNFGETKENADKILSQQPFMSFFSFLSE; translated from the coding sequence ATGGTGTATGCCACGCTTCTGAGCGAGGAGGACCTGAGTCGTTTCAGGACGAAGCAGTGCAAGAGGCTACTAAACGGAGGATGCAACTTTGGAATAGACAGATGCCAGTACAGCCACAACGAATTTTGGAACAGACGCTGCCCATTCTATTTGAGTGATTCATCCTTCATTCGATACATAACAGTCATGTGTCCAGATGTGGAGACCAAGGCCGACGGTTCGATCAACAGTCTCTGTCTTCGAGGTGGAGAATGCCCCTTCGCTCACTCAGCGGAAGAAATTTTGTACCATCCTTTGTATTATAAAACGAAGCGGTGTGAagattataaaaaaggatcCTGCAACACGTACTATTGTCCATTTATTCACGGTTTGGCAGAGACTAGAATTCCAGGAACATATAAACTGCCCTTCACCAACGGAATTAGCATCCCCAGTATCCCCAACGTAATCATTGTGGATAAAATTGACATAACGACTAAGACAAATGGAAACATAAGTGGTGGAGACAGATACGTGAAAAATGTTCTTTCATCTAAAAAGCGCAATGATATGAAGTTGACGGACCATCTGAAATTTTTTGACAGTGCACccttttccaaaatgaacaactgtATGATGCCAACTCCGTACTCCTCCATTGATTCTCTTCCTCATAACAACACAGATGCATACAAGAGTAACCCTGGGAAAAAACTCACCCTCTCGTTTAGCCAAAATTTTGGGAACAACTCCTCggaggaagatttaaaaaaaagcagaatcATATTTAGTGAGGAAAATGCCATGGACCATTTTTCTGCCTTCTCCAAGGGGGGATTGAGTTACCCCATTAGTTCCTTCACCAATTTTGACAACCACATGCTGGGCGTTCAGACTCACGGGGGGAGCATCAACATGGGGAAGTCCTCTCCAAATAGTTTGTCGTGCACTCATTATAGCGAATTCGTGGGGGGTAATATGGACAAAGGAGAGAATCGCTCATCGGTGAAGTCTAGCATGTCGACCCAAGTCACCGATGGACTTCACCCCAACAATAACTGGAACAAGCATTTTAATATGCTAAAAATGAAGCAGAATTATTCTAGCTGTAGTACCGCTGCTCACGAAATAAACTTCAACGAACATGACGTTACAAGTGATGACGTGGTGGAGGATGATGAGGACGACCTGGACAATTACCTCATGAACACGCTGCTCCCGAACGGGGGTGACGACGAGATTGGTGACACCAAGGCTCACTACAACTACCACTGCAACTGCAACTGTAGCAGTGCGAGCAACGAACGGAATGACGATGGAAGCGTCCACCATAAACCAGGCTGCAGCGTACACCACGCGGAGGAGGAGCAAAACACCAGCGAAGTCAACCTGCTAGAAATAATCAGGTGTCTCAAAAATCTATATGAGCGAATCATGAAAGGCAATTTAGTCTTCTCCCCAGAACAGTGGGATAACATTGCCAAAATTACTTACGAAATTGTTCGCGTTGTGGAATTTAACAGAATATTAAAATTGAAGAGAACCACCGATAGGATGAAGAGCGACATTTGCAACAGGAACAAACAGTTCTCTTTTGATATGTCTAAGATTACGGACATAGGGACGGAAGAGGTGAAGGACTCCGCTGCCACGTTAGAAACCAACACGTTTATGGGGGAACCGTTTAGCAAGGAAGAAACGAGTGCAAATAAACAGGCGGAGCAGAAAAACGGAGAAATTACACCAAcgatgaaggaggaaaacatGAACGATACGATTCAAGTTGCCACTACGAAGGACGCATTATTGAGCAAAATGAAACTCCACTTAGagagcaaaagggaaaacttgCCGGATGCAAACACCGCAGACGTTGTGGGGGATACCTACATGATGATGCACCTATATCAGGACCAACAGGCAGAGAATTACCCCATTGGTAAAAAGGACATGGATCTGTTTAacgtgaagaggaaaattttaacccATCAGTTAAGCACCATGAATGATGTAGCCAACGAGATAAGCGGAATGCCCAACATAAGTAACAACGAAATGGCTAGCACGAACGGAGAAGGGGACAACGCCAATAACGATGGCGAAAACGCCAAAGACGacccccattttttggacTATTACAACTTAAGCAAAGGCAATTTCAACTTTGGAGAAACGAAAGAAAACGCAGATAAAATTTTGTCGCAGCAGCCATTCAtgtctttcttttcctttctttctgaATAA
- a CDS encoding Leucine-rich repeat protein, giving the protein MDSLNSLESIYQEYGSGLKYYQANDSLSGESNEESDSSEKRKSLSENVNNEESQRVEKYIHLEKTAKIWAGTNQIINYKKKDVDEMQKMIYKHNNKEINFSTNKKILNINNNKLESTELLKDLLHYIYQQKGTQMLGDYYSGIICLDISFNDLVEVGEHLLCLSNLKVLYLHSNKIESMSEIQKLASLSKLKKLTVENNPVMDICGKFYRPFVIHYLPQIKSLDFYDITKVERNKSEIAFNTHKYKFNLA; this is encoded by the exons ATGGATAGCCTGAATTCGTTGGAGTCCATTTACCAGGAGTACGGAAGTGGACTCAAATATTATCAGGCGAATGATTCTTTG AGCGGAGAATCCAATGAAGAATCGGACAGCTccgaaaaaaggaaaagcctCAGCGAAAACGTGAACAATGAAGAGAGCCAAAGAGTGGAAAAATACATCCACCTtgaaaaaacagccaaaataTGGGCAGGCACAAACCAAATAATAAACTACAAGAAGAAAGATGTAGACGAAATGCAGAAAATGATTTACAAGCATAATAACAaagaaattaatttttccacaaataagaaaattttaaacataaataataacaagtTAGAAAGCACAGAGTTGTTAAAGGACCTCCTACATTACATCTACCAACAGAAGGGTACGCAAATGTTGGGCGACTACTACTCAGGAATCATTTGTCTGGACATATCATTCAATGACCTGGTCGAAGTGGGAGAGCATTTGCTTTGCCTAAGTAACCTAAAAGTGTTGTACTTGCATTCAAATAAGATAGAGAGTATGAGCGAAATTCAAAAGTTGGCTTCTCTGtctaaattaaaaaaactcACTGTGGAGAATAACCCCGTTATGGATATCTGCGGCAAGTTCTATCG CCCCTTTGTTATTCACTACCTGCCCCAAATAAAGTCCCTGGATTTTTACGACATCACAAAAGTTGAGAGGAACAAATCAGAGATCGCGTTTAACACGCACAAGTATAAGTTCAATTTGGCGTGA